The following DNA comes from Candidatus Leptovillus gracilis.
AAATTCAGGATTAATGCCGGTGGGCGCGCCGTCGTCGTAGGTCAGCGCGCCATCTTCGCCTTTGCTGCCACCATAGCCATAAGGCGACATCGGGTCGGCCAGGGTGATGGACAGCAAATCGGCGGCGTGGGCGATGGCGTATTTCATGGTAATGCCGCCGCCCATGCTGTGGCCGACGATGTGGCAGCGCGTTAGACCTAACGCCTGTACCAGGGCGTGAATGTCTGCCACCATGTCGCCAAAGCCGAGGGTGGCGTTTATAGGCAGCGTTTCGGTATCGCCGTAGCCGCGCATATCGGGGGCGATGCCGCGATAACCGGCCGGCAGCGCCAGCATGGTCTCTTCCCAGTACGTGGCTGAAGAGACGTTGCCGTGGATGAACAGCACCGGCGTGCCATCTTCCGGGCCGCTGAACAGCGTGTGGACGATTAACCGGCCGGTGGGAACCATCTGCGAGGTAATTCCAGGTAAAGTTGGGACGGTAGGCATGTGGGTTTTCTCCTTATTTGCAAAATAACGGGGAACTTTTACCGCATTATCATAACACAGTCCGGTAACTCGAGGTTCGCTCAAATTGAGCGGTAAATAGTAAAATTGGCGGCATGACTATGCCAGAATTCACAATCAGTGTTGAACGGCTGGATGACCTGCCGCTCTTGTATGGGTTTATCGAAAAGATGGGCATTCAGTCCACCATTGATACCGTCATCAAACCGCACGGGAATTGGCAGGGACTGAGCATGGGTTGGGTGATCTCCATCTGGCTCAGCCACATCATCTCGGCGTACAACCATCGGATGGATCGGGTTCAAGAGTGGGTGGCAACCCATCAGGTTTCTTTGCGGCAGTTGACCGGACAGGACGTGACCGAGCTTGACTTCACCGATGACCGACTGGCGATTTGTCTGCGGGAACTGCACGAGCCTGACCAGTGGCGGCGGATCGAGAGCCTGTTGGGTAATCGGTTGCTGCGCGTTTACGACCTGCGGTCGGTGAACATCGTGCGGCTGGATGGCACAACCGCCGGCGTGTATCACGACCCGGCGGGTCACCTGTTGTTTCAGGTGGGGAAGAACAAAGAAGGGGTCTATGAACCGCAGTTCAAAGCGATGCTGGCCAGCCTCGACCC
Coding sequences within:
- a CDS encoding DUF4277 domain-containing protein gives rise to the protein MPEFTISVERLDDLPLLYGFIEKMGIQSTIDTVIKPHGNWQGLSMGWVISIWLSHIISAYNHRMDRVQEWVATHQVSLRQLTGQDVTELDFTDDRLAICLRELHEPDQWRRIESLLGNRLLRVYDLRSVNIVRLDGTTAGVYHDPAGHLLFQVGKNKEGVYEPQFKAMLASLDPLGLLLALDVVPGNRADDPLYVPCYQRVKEMLARNGLLIVGDSKMSALTPATIAAGHDHYLTPLPDGKSEPGLLDKYLRRWWADGGAAMPVFLPDDEPEEGQEPDCSLAIAEGFEVSRAHQAGVGTQHVVWSERCLVVRSLSYQQTEQANLRQRLPKRKGRCGT